Proteins co-encoded in one Thamnophis elegans isolate rThaEle1 chromosome 1, rThaEle1.pri, whole genome shotgun sequence genomic window:
- the LOC116503077 gene encoding chaperone protein DnaJ-like, translating into MDYYKVLDIPQSASTNDIKRAYRSKVLRWHPDKNPENRKEAEQKFKEIVEAYKVLSDKNTRIHVMEIAKILQRNNAPKRFHHFSIMTAVINGKKITTKRHLENESKYLEVEENGKTVSIHVNGIPVYDREFNGSVGSLASDCRLDKGRYRPHRRRFWTYEKRQWADEWRQWASEKNPQMDEGRPKSSKRQPKAEEGNIVRNVDIAKSGDGPANQDEGHHRTKYGKAKAETGEPHSEKQEPQSEGNKSHAVNLEKKNLKDDKLEVEVQKDGIPLESESEKRIKLIFKR; encoded by the exons ATGGATTATTACAAAGTTTTGGACATTCCCCAAAGTGCCTCCACGAATGATATTAAACGAGC GTACCGGAGTAAAGTGCTCAGATGGCATCCAGATAAGAATCCGGAGAACAGAAAAGAAGCTGAGCAGAAATTCAAGGAGATTGTTGAAGCTTACAAAGTCCTTTCAGATA AAAATACTCGTATCCATGTGATGGAAATAGCAAAGATACTCCAAAGGAACAA TGCTCCTAAAAGATTCCATCACTTTTCTATCATGACCGCTGTCATCAATGGCAAAAAGATCACAACCAAAAG GCATCTTGAGAATGAAAGCAAGTACTTGGAAGTTGAAGAAAATGGGAAGACAGTATCTATCCATGTTAATG GGATTCCAGTTTATGACAGAGAATTTAATGGATCAGTAGGAAGCTTGGCTTCGGATTGCAGGCTGGACAAGGGACGCTATCGTCCACACAGGCGACGTTTCTGGACTTATGAAAAACGGCAGTGGGCCGATGAATGGCGGCAGTGGGCAA GTGAGAAAAATCCTCAGATGGATGAAGGGCGTCCTAAGTCAAGCAAGAGGCAACCCAAAGCAGAGGAAGGGAACATTGTGCGAAATGTTGATATTGCAAAGTCAGGGGATGGACCTGCAAATCAGGATGAGGGACATCACAGAACAAAATATGGGAAAGCCAAG GCTGAGACAGGTGAACCCCACTCTGAGAAACAAGAGCCACAGTCTGAAGGTAACAAGAGCCATGCTGTGAACCttgaaaagaaaaatctaaaggaTGACAAATTGGAAGTGGAAGTCCAGAAAGATGGGATTCCATTAGAGTCTGAATCAGAGAAGAGAATCAAACTAATATTCAAGAGATAA